Within the Methanofollis sp. UBA420 genome, the region AAGATACAGGAAGTATTAGCGAAAGATCCCAGGCTCTCCGAGGAGCGGCTTGCGCAGGTCGACCTCAACCGCCTGAAGGCATCATTCCGGTGATTGATATGGACGGAAAAGATTTACTCATCCTCCACCTCCTGGAGGAGAACAGCCGGATCCCGATCGAGGAACTGGCGACCATGGTTGAACTCCCGATCGAAGAGGCGGAACGCCGGATCAGGGCACTCGAAGAGGCCCGGATCATCAGAAAGTACGCCGCAGTTGTCGACTGGGAGAAGGCCGGCAACGAAGAGGTCACCTCGATCATCGCCCTCAAGGTCTCGCCTGAGCGCGACTTCGGCTACGACAGGATCGCGGGGCGTATCGCCCGCTTCAGGGAGGTCAAGGCCGTCCGTCTCGTCTCAGGGCGCTATGACCTGATCCTCCTTGTGAGGGGCCGGACGATGCAGGACGTCGCCCGCTTCGTCTCCGAGCACATCGCCACGATGGACCAGATCAGGGAGACGACGACACAGTTCGCGATG harbors:
- a CDS encoding Lrp/AsnC family transcriptional regulator, which translates into the protein MDGKDLLILHLLEENSRIPIEELATMVELPIEEAERRIRALEEARIIRKYAAVVDWEKAGNEEVTSIIALKVSPERDFGYDRIAGRIARFREVKAVRLVSGRYDLILLVRGRTMQDVARFVSEHIATMDQIRETTTQFAMKTYKENGTPYDEREASERLPYSF